The Rhodocytophaga rosea genome has a segment encoding these proteins:
- a CDS encoding ArnT family glycosyltransferase encodes MRRSRSVFLWIITSGAILALMLVWFAGYSHGPRFTYDSINYIYAGHALIEKGEFLRPHEQPYIEWPPLYPMLIAALDVFPGNLLLKILVIQAIIMSVTVGLSIKLAYNWIKEPFVFGVFCMAIVFSTPLLVVNHFVWSESLFCLLTVIQLSVLIHYIQYPRPLSLVDLMLAGMLLCLQRHVGIFFIIGTSIAIWLYTAEVSLIRRFQRGVLYGLVSIIPLLLWWARNYLVKGQIMNDYSETIFSVGIGEHFLAFHQVLTAWFLPNKLPVLLRIGLLYSVIIWLVVFIKRSLANSNKALKTVSYDLIDKSRITGVLTVFFLSYFLLAYAASFTVNEYIDDRILAPVYVTGMLLFFGLVDQYLMTFTKPRVKKYLVYICLLWTLYPLARSLSYVNLWHSQPVYLPYSQPVEERVQYLFHF; translated from the coding sequence ATGCGACGAAGCCGCTCGGTTTTTTTATGGATAATAACCAGTGGTGCCATTCTAGCTTTGATGCTAGTATGGTTTGCCGGGTATAGCCACGGTCCACGTTTTACCTACGATTCCATTAATTATATTTATGCCGGACATGCCCTGATAGAAAAAGGAGAATTTTTGCGTCCGCATGAGCAGCCTTATATTGAATGGCCTCCTTTATATCCGATGCTGATTGCTGCCCTGGATGTGTTTCCTGGAAATTTACTCCTCAAGATTTTAGTGATACAAGCCATCATCATGAGTGTAACTGTCGGACTTTCAATCAAACTGGCATATAACTGGATAAAAGAGCCTTTTGTTTTCGGAGTTTTCTGTATGGCAATCGTATTTTCTACCCCACTTCTGGTAGTAAATCATTTTGTATGGTCCGAATCTTTGTTCTGCCTGTTAACCGTAATTCAACTTAGTGTACTGATACATTATATACAGTACCCACGGCCTTTAAGCCTGGTTGATCTGATGCTGGCTGGCATGCTGTTGTGCCTGCAAAGGCATGTAGGCATATTTTTTATCATAGGTACCAGCATAGCCATCTGGCTGTATACGGCTGAGGTTTCTTTGATTAGGCGCTTTCAAAGAGGTGTCCTATATGGGCTTGTATCAATTATTCCACTCCTTCTCTGGTGGGCGAGAAATTATCTGGTCAAAGGACAGATCATGAACGATTACAGTGAAACCATATTTAGTGTGGGCATAGGGGAACATTTTCTGGCATTTCATCAGGTACTTACTGCCTGGTTTTTACCCAATAAATTACCTGTTCTTCTCCGGATAGGTTTGCTATATAGTGTCATCATCTGGCTGGTTGTTTTTATTAAACGTAGCCTGGCTAATTCCAACAAAGCTTTAAAAACAGTTTCATATGATCTGATTGATAAATCAAGAATAACAGGCGTACTGACTGTATTTTTTCTGAGTTATTTTCTGTTGGCATATGCCGCTAGCTTTACGGTAAACGAATACATAGACGACCGCATTCTGGCACCTGTTTATGTGACTGGTATGTTGCTGTTTTTTGGATTAGTAGATCAGTATCTGATGACTTTTACTAAACCCAGGGTAAAAAAATACCTTGTCTATATCTGCCTGCTCTGGACACTTTACCCCTTAGCCCGCTCCCTTTCCTATGTGAATTTGTGGCATTCGCAGCCAGTGTATCTTCCATACAGCCAGCCGGTAGAAGAAAGAGTGCAATACCTGTTTCATTTTTAA
- a CDS encoding lipocalin family protein — MYTKKSIVVWMLGICIMLCSCEKKGEDARKEFYGDGTKTWRVVKARNAEGKKEDVSDAEKRDVLRFNSDGSFSANAVEGNAEGTWTYDPAAKLLTLQFAGASVTESHSVVDLSDDKIRLKAGDGSEMTLEAE; from the coding sequence ATGTATACCAAGAAATCTATTGTTGTGTGGATGTTAGGCATTTGCATCATGTTGTGCAGTTGCGAAAAGAAAGGCGAAGATGCCAGAAAAGAATTTTACGGAGATGGTACCAAAACCTGGCGGGTAGTGAAAGCCAGAAACGCAGAAGGCAAAAAAGAAGACGTATCAGACGCTGAAAAAAGAGATGTTTTGCGGTTCAATTCCGATGGTTCTTTTAGTGCAAATGCAGTAGAAGGCAATGCAGAAGGCACCTGGACCTATGATCCGGCGGCTAAACTACTGACTTTACAATTTGCAGGTGCCAGTGTTACTGAATCTCATAGTGTAGTAGATTTAAGCGATGATAAGATTCGCCTCAAAGCTGGAGATGGCTCCGAAATGACGCTGGAGGCAGAATAA
- a CDS encoding PQQ-dependent sugar dehydrogenase, with translation MRKYLLLLFTCISFYHALQAQLVMKDAFPALTFPQPVELTGAGDGSNRLFVVSQTGVIYVMPNSASATSTVFLNMTNRVLTGGERGLLGLAFHPAYRQNGYFYVSYNRTPNSARVISRFKVSPTNPNVADPASELIVLTYPQPYSNHNGGKIAFGKDGYLYISTGDGGSSGDPNNYAQNLTVLLGKMLRIDINRTSPGLNYAIPADNPLIAVPGVRKEIYAYGLRNPWKFSVDPVTGLIVLGDVGQGQREEINVIIKGGNYGWRLKEGSLCYNPAPNTDCSSYTNLIPPVYEYDRTQGSSVTGGYVYRGKIPYLYGKYIYGDFGSGNIWVGSANFADSTISNNLLQKFPGQISSFGEDDQRELYVCNYSNGKIYKITDEATIISYLVSPANGATGITSPAYVANSVPGATSYTIELNTNATFTGTALVQTSASRIINFTNLALGQTYYARVKTNLSPNWGRTTTFTTGTAESYAYLASPSNGTTGVTSPAYVANSVPGATSYTIELNTNATFTGTALVQTSASRIINFTNLALGQTYYARVKTNLSPNWGRTTTFTTGTAESYAYLASPSNGTTGVTSPAYVANSVPGATSYTIELNTNATFTGTALVQTSASRIINFTNLALGQTYYARVKTNLSPNWGRTTSFTTAGSSIARIASEEEVVNQAYGYQHQRVYPNPFTGYINLQVDTQLEPVTIRIANLQGIVVYEATGAFSNEEIKLGETLPAGTYILQVFGDKKISTYRIVKVN, from the coding sequence ATGAGAAAATACCTTTTACTCTTATTTACATGCATATCATTTTATCATGCCCTACAAGCACAATTAGTGATGAAGGATGCCTTTCCGGCATTAACCTTTCCTCAGCCAGTAGAGTTAACTGGTGCTGGCGACGGCTCCAACCGATTATTTGTAGTATCGCAGACCGGGGTTATTTATGTAATGCCTAATAGCGCTTCAGCAACCTCCACGGTATTCCTCAATATGACCAACAGAGTACTAACCGGCGGAGAACGGGGATTATTAGGGCTTGCCTTTCATCCAGCATACAGACAAAATGGTTATTTTTACGTCAGTTATAACAGAACGCCTAACAGTGCCCGTGTTATTTCAAGATTTAAGGTAAGCCCTACCAATCCAAATGTAGCAGACCCTGCCAGTGAACTTATTGTGCTAACGTATCCTCAACCCTATTCCAACCATAACGGAGGAAAAATTGCTTTCGGTAAAGATGGGTATCTCTATATTTCGACAGGGGATGGCGGCAGTTCTGGTGATCCTAACAATTATGCACAAAACCTTACGGTCCTCTTAGGTAAAATGCTCCGGATCGATATAAACAGAACATCACCTGGATTAAACTATGCTATTCCAGCCGATAATCCTCTTATTGCAGTTCCAGGGGTCCGTAAAGAAATATACGCCTATGGTTTACGTAATCCCTGGAAATTTAGTGTTGACCCGGTTACTGGTCTTATTGTATTGGGAGATGTAGGCCAGGGGCAGCGGGAAGAAATAAATGTCATTATAAAAGGAGGTAATTACGGATGGCGTTTAAAAGAAGGTAGCCTCTGTTATAATCCCGCTCCTAATACAGATTGTAGTAGTTATACAAATTTAATCCCCCCAGTTTATGAGTACGACCGAACCCAGGGCAGTTCTGTTACAGGTGGTTATGTATATCGCGGAAAAATTCCTTATTTATATGGGAAATATATTTACGGGGATTTTGGTAGCGGTAATATTTGGGTTGGTAGTGCTAACTTTGCCGATAGTACGATATCTAATAATTTATTGCAAAAATTTCCTGGTCAGATTTCTTCTTTTGGTGAAGATGATCAAAGAGAGTTATATGTATGTAATTATAGCAATGGAAAAATTTATAAAATTACGGATGAGGCCACTATCATCTCCTATCTGGTAAGTCCAGCTAACGGTGCTACCGGAATAACCTCTCCAGCGTATGTAGCCAATTCTGTACCTGGAGCGACAAGTTATACCATTGAGCTCAATACCAATGCTACTTTCACAGGGACTGCTTTGGTGCAGACTTCGGCCAGCCGGATTATCAACTTCACCAACCTGGCTTTGGGCCAAACTTACTATGCCAGAGTTAAAACCAACCTATCCCCTAACTGGGGTAGAACAACCACCTTTACCACTGGTACAGCCGAAAGTTATGCCTACCTGGCCAGCCCAAGCAACGGAACTACCGGTGTGACCTCTCCAGCGTATGTAGCCAATTCTGTACCTGGAGCGACAAGTTATACCATTGAGCTCAATACCAATGCTACTTTCACAGGGACTGCTTTGGTGCAGACTTCGGCCAGCCGGATTATCAACTTCACCAACCTGGCTTTGGGCCAAACTTACTATGCCAGAGTTAAAACCAACCTATCCCCTAACTGGGGTAGAACAACCACCTTTACCACTGGTACAGCCGAAAGTTATGCCTACCTGGCCAGCCCAAGCAACGGAACTACCGGTGTGACCTCTCCAGCGTATGTAGCCAATTCTGTACCTGGAGCGACAAGTTATACCATTGAACTCAATACCAATGCTACTTTCACAGGGACTGCTTTGGTGCAGACTTCGGCCAGCCGGATTATCAACTTCACCAACCTGGCTTTGGGCCAAACTTACTATGCCAGAGTTAAAACCAACCTATCCCCTAACTGGGGTAGAACCACTAGCTTTACTACCGCCGGAAGTTCAATTGCCAGAATAGCAAGTGAAGAAGAAGTAGTAAATCAGGCATATGGTTATCAGCATCAACGAGTATATCCAAATCCATTTACAGGTTATATTAACCTGCAAGTAGATACTCAACTTGAGCCTGTTACCATACGTATTGCTAATCTGCAAGGAATAGTAGTATATGAAGCAACTGGCGCATTTTCAAATGAAGAAATAAAATTAGGAGAAACACTGCCAGCTGGTACTTATATTTTGCAGGTATTTGGGGATAAGAAGATAAGTACGTACAGAATAGTTAAGGTAAATTAA
- a CDS encoding helix-turn-helix domain-containing protein translates to MSFYNMVQSEKPATLLEIWEAISTAFTHNQNEQFQITDPRHGDFTVHIEQYADFSVMNNIYQPRQETLHIPIRPQVPSLLMSFCLSGKPGLSGDRWEASYEANQALFNVFPARNSTYVLPANTQHEDLVIKLEMHTPFLEEFTSDSDDQLSNLLYKATIHEESLHSLQGNLTIDQTASEILAGIQKCPYTGKLREVYMESQVKLLLVHQLSVVHRLQHSNKPDTTAKLTKADQEKLQELKLYLESHFLEDHSLQSLTKQFGLNLFKLKYGFKTLFNTSVMKFIDDKKLQYAHLLLQQENVTVFQVADTLHYGHYNNFSAAYKRKFGYSPQLLRKG, encoded by the coding sequence ATGTCTTTTTACAATATGGTACAATCAGAAAAGCCTGCAACTCTACTGGAAATCTGGGAGGCCATCAGCACAGCATTCACTCATAACCAGAATGAGCAATTTCAAATAACTGATCCCAGACATGGAGATTTTACGGTTCACATAGAGCAATATGCTGATTTTTCCGTCATGAATAATATATATCAGCCCAGGCAGGAAACCCTGCATATTCCCATCCGGCCTCAGGTTCCTTCGCTGCTGATGTCTTTTTGCCTTTCAGGCAAACCAGGTTTGTCTGGTGATAGATGGGAAGCAAGCTATGAGGCCAATCAGGCTCTATTCAATGTTTTTCCGGCCAGGAATTCTACGTATGTTTTACCGGCAAATACCCAGCACGAAGATCTGGTAATTAAGTTAGAAATGCATACTCCTTTTTTAGAAGAGTTTACCAGCGATTCTGATGATCAGCTGAGCAACTTATTATACAAAGCCACTATCCATGAAGAAAGCCTGCATTCTCTACAAGGCAATCTGACGATAGACCAGACAGCATCCGAAATTCTGGCAGGTATTCAAAAATGCCCGTACACCGGAAAATTACGGGAAGTATATATGGAGTCGCAGGTAAAGTTATTGTTGGTACATCAGTTGTCGGTAGTGCATCGCCTGCAACATTCCAATAAACCAGATACAACCGCTAAACTGACAAAAGCAGACCAGGAAAAATTACAGGAACTGAAGCTTTACCTGGAAAGCCATTTTTTAGAAGATCATTCCCTGCAAAGCTTAACCAAACAGTTTGGGTTGAACCTGTTTAAGCTGAAATACGGATTTAAAACGCTTTTTAATACCTCTGTGATGAAGTTTATTGATGACAAAAAGCTTCAGTATGCCCACCTGCTTCTCCAGCAGGAAAATGTAACCGTATTTCAGGTAGCCGATACACTTCATTATGGGCATTATAATAATTTCAGTGCCGCCTATAAACGGAAATTCGGATATTCACCCCAGCTATTGCGGAAAGGATAG
- a CDS encoding bestrophin family protein, with the protein MIKYNPKKWFSLIFQFHRSDTFRILLPSMILIGLYTAGFTYLELEVVEWRDGATTTVHSLLGIVLGLVLVFRTNSAYDRWWEGRKLWGALINETRNMAMKIQAFLPEDDLHNRQFFSKYITNYVYAMKGHLRGKINLAELELMQELPLQELEKAKHVPNIIATAIYIKCNQLYRRQLISGDQFIILDKEVKALTDIVGACERIKNTPIPYSYSLFMKKFIFIYTMTMPLGFITSFQYWTIPVVMFVFYVLVSIELIAEEIEEPFGVDSNDLPMEEMALRIKHNVREILSNTHRSLVTGH; encoded by the coding sequence ATGATTAAGTATAATCCCAAAAAATGGTTTTCCCTGATCTTCCAGTTTCACCGCAGCGATACCTTTCGTATTCTGCTGCCCAGCATGATATTGATCGGCTTATACACAGCCGGATTTACCTATTTAGAGCTTGAAGTAGTTGAGTGGAGGGATGGGGCAACCACCACTGTACATTCGTTGCTGGGTATAGTGCTGGGCCTGGTTCTAGTATTCCGTACCAATTCAGCCTATGACCGGTGGTGGGAGGGCCGTAAGCTATGGGGTGCTTTGATCAACGAAACCCGGAATATGGCCATGAAAATCCAGGCTTTTTTGCCAGAAGATGATCTGCACAACCGCCAGTTTTTTTCTAAATACATAACCAATTATGTATATGCCATGAAAGGACATTTGCGGGGAAAAATAAATCTGGCGGAGCTTGAATTAATGCAAGAACTTCCGCTGCAGGAACTTGAAAAAGCCAAACATGTGCCTAACATCATTGCTACAGCGATATATATTAAATGTAACCAACTCTACCGCCGCCAGTTAATTTCCGGGGATCAGTTTATTATTCTGGACAAGGAAGTAAAAGCGCTTACCGATATTGTGGGTGCCTGCGAACGGATTAAGAATACACCAATCCCCTATTCTTACAGCCTGTTTATGAAAAAATTTATCTTCATCTACACCATGACGATGCCTTTAGGGTTTATTACCTCCTTTCAATACTGGACGATACCGGTTGTAATGTTTGTGTTTTATGTACTGGTGAGTATCGAACTCATTGCCGAAGAAATAGAAGAACCTTTTGGGGTTGATTCCAATGACCTTCCCATGGAAGAAATGGCACTTCGCATTAAACACAACGTAAGAGAAATCCTTTCAAATACTCATCGCTCACTCGTTACTGGTCATTAG
- a CDS encoding sugar phosphate isomerase/epimerase family protein: protein MRVWFYLFSLVIGLCCNYSSTAQKLPTLGVVESLSNDSLLYASGFRLIGESVGKMLSPSLSEADFEANLKKIKQTRSKLYLCNILFPGSIKITGPQVNEQRIMNYLDTVFYRAKRANIPLIVLGSGGPRRLPEGYDLQQAKTEFTKLCSKMALIAKKHEIMLVIEALNKTETNFINTLEEAAEIVKNVNHPNFRLNADIYHMLKENEPPQHIIDAAKWIVYVELAEKEKRTFPGVAGEDFKPYFQALKAIRYKGPIVIEGRPGDLTKEAPAAYQYLTTQLKEVYANKK from the coding sequence TTATTCATCCACTGCACAAAAACTTCCCACATTGGGTGTAGTAGAATCGTTAAGTAATGACAGTTTATTGTATGCTTCCGGTTTCCGCCTGATCGGTGAATCGGTGGGTAAAATGCTCTCTCCTAGCCTATCTGAAGCCGACTTTGAAGCTAATCTCAAGAAAATAAAACAAACCAGGAGTAAGCTATACCTGTGCAATATTCTGTTTCCTGGCAGCATCAAAATAACCGGTCCGCAGGTGAATGAACAGCGGATTATGAATTATTTAGATACTGTTTTTTACCGGGCGAAAAGGGCAAATATCCCATTAATCGTACTCGGTAGCGGCGGTCCGAGAAGGCTGCCGGAAGGATATGATCTACAGCAGGCAAAAACAGAATTTACTAAACTGTGCAGCAAAATGGCCTTAATAGCCAAAAAACATGAAATTATGCTTGTTATAGAAGCCTTGAATAAAACAGAAACTAATTTTATCAATACCCTGGAAGAAGCCGCAGAAATCGTAAAGAATGTAAATCATCCTAACTTTAGGCTGAATGCAGATATTTACCACATGCTCAAGGAGAATGAGCCGCCTCAGCATATTATTGATGCCGCCAAATGGATTGTATATGTAGAACTAGCTGAAAAAGAAAAACGCACGTTTCCGGGAGTTGCAGGCGAAGATTTCAAACCCTATTTCCAGGCATTAAAAGCTATCCGCTACAAAGGTCCCATCGTAATCGAAGGCCGCCCAGGTGATTTAACCAAGGAAGCACCAGCAGCTTACCAATACCTGACTACGCAACTCAAAGAAGTATACGCCAATAAAAAGTAA